From Candidatus Zixiibacteriota bacterium, one genomic window encodes:
- the rpsR gene encoding 30S ribosomal protein S18, whose translation MPMSEFGDKRRRKVCRFCENKINFIDYKDERLLRRFMTERGKMVPRRISGNCATHQRKLTQAIKRGRHMAILPFVSESYR comes from the coding sequence ATTCCCATGAGTGAATTTGGCGACAAGAGACGCAGGAAAGTATGTCGTTTCTGCGAAAACAAGATCAACTTCATCGATTATAAAGATGAGCGGCTGCTGCGCCGGTTTATGACCGAACGGGGCAAAATGGTGCCGCGTCGCATTTCCGGAAACTGTGCCACCCATCAGCGGAAGCTGACGCAGGCGATCAAGCGTGGGCGGCACATGGCCATCCTGCCGTTTGTGAGTGAATCGTACCGCTGA
- the rpsF gene encoding 30S ribosomal protein S6, with the protein MRYYETTFIVNPQADDATIDRQVQAVTNVITSNGGKIIFEDRLGTRRLAYPVAGLTQGYFASLIFESSGTIVPILDRHYRIEEPYLRYLTIVFEGDPAAVRERQKEFAARLEEREREDRERYRDRDRDRDRDRDRDDDRDNRRYSRRPAPSAPPPAPVAPRPEPRVEAKPVEAPVEEPEANDTDDEQL; encoded by the coding sequence GTGCGCTATTACGAGACCACCTTTATTGTCAATCCCCAGGCCGATGATGCGACGATAGACCGTCAGGTACAGGCGGTCACTAATGTCATCACGTCCAACGGGGGCAAGATCATCTTCGAGGATCGACTCGGCACGCGCCGTCTGGCGTATCCAGTCGCGGGGCTGACGCAAGGGTATTTCGCCAGTCTGATCTTCGAATCATCCGGCACGATTGTCCCGATCCTCGACCGCCACTATCGAATTGAGGAACCGTATTTGCGGTATCTCACGATCGTGTTCGAAGGGGACCCGGCGGCGGTGCGGGAACGCCAGAAAGAGTTTGCAGCTCGTCTTGAAGAGCGGGAGCGAGAGGACCGGGAGCGGTATCGTGACCGTGATCGGGATAGAGACCGTGACCGTGATCGTGATGACGACCGGGATAATCGGCGGTATTCCCGTCGCCCGGCACCATCGGCTCCGCCTCCGGCACCGGTAGCGCCACGGCCCGAGCCGCGGGTTGAGGCAAAGCCGGTGGAAGCTCCGGTTGAGGAGCCTGAGGCGAACGACACGGACGATGAGCAACTGTAA
- the pth gene encoding aminoacyl-tRNA hydrolase — protein sequence MISLVLALGNKGKKYVGTRHNLGFELGDRVAVELKAGEKEDFGEYWLSKAQKGDLEVWIAWPKTYMNGSGEAAVKLLEQLQISLEEMLVLVDDFALPLGALRFRSEGSDGGHNGLASIIETIGTERFPRLRMGIGPVDKSIDIVDFVLSKFTASERKQADEMLVRATEAVHFAIDHRLEEAMSKYNSNPAPSNNT from the coding sequence ATGATTTCACTGGTTTTGGCTCTCGGCAACAAAGGGAAGAAGTATGTCGGGACTCGGCATAATCTTGGGTTTGAGCTTGGGGACCGAGTAGCAGTAGAATTGAAGGCTGGCGAGAAAGAGGATTTCGGCGAGTATTGGCTGTCTAAAGCGCAAAAAGGGGATTTGGAGGTCTGGATCGCTTGGCCGAAAACCTACATGAACGGTTCAGGTGAGGCGGCGGTTAAGTTGTTGGAGCAGTTGCAGATATCACTTGAGGAAATGCTTGTGCTGGTCGATGACTTTGCTTTGCCGCTTGGGGCTCTCCGGTTTCGGTCAGAGGGTTCGGATGGGGGCCATAACGGGTTGGCGTCGATCATCGAGACAATCGGGACGGAGCGGTTCCCCCGCCTAAGAATGGGGATCGGGCCTGTTGACAAATCGATTGATATTGTCGATTTTGTGCTCTCGAAATTTACGGCTTCTGAGCGGAAACAAGCCGACGAGATGCTTGTTCGAGCAACCGAGGCAGTGCACTTTGCCATAGACCATCGTCTTGAAGAGGCGATGTCGAAATATAACAGTAACCCTGCTCCGTCGAACAACACGTAG